The following proteins come from a genomic window of Flavobacteriaceae bacterium MAR_2010_188:
- a CDS encoding DNA mismatch repair protein MutL, with translation MTDIIELLPDHVANQIAAGEVVQRPASVVKELLENSIDAGGQFIKLIIKDAGKSLIQVIDDGSGMSSTDARLSFERHATSKIKSAEDLFSLSTKGFRGEALASIAAIAHVEMKTKRQLDELGTEIIIEGSEIKSQEVVVTPAGSSIAVKHLFYNIPARRNFLKSQTVEARHIIDEFHRVALAHPNVGFSLYHNGSELFNLPTSNHRQRVVNIFGNKTNEKLVPVNESTEVVTISGFVGKPEYAKKSKAEQFFFVNDRFIKSPYLNHAIKAAFEGLVKDGRQPSYFLYLTVDPKSIDINIHPTKTEIKFDDEHTLYAILRSAVKHSLGQFNISPVLDFESNQSFNTPYSYKPKDVGMPSVEVDREYNPFREEKSSNKFISVVHKKPQTASWESLYVGLDTNADDIDVDFETIEFESGSDIKTIFADESSMSSGRKSYQFHNKYIISSVKSGMLVIDQHRAHQRILYEGFLRNTTKKESVSQQLLFPLKLNYSTGEIEIIQNLKEDLELAGFSFNIIGNEQIEMNAVPMNVPESEVSIILEQLISDVNQEIPESNFSASDMLSKSMAKSLAIKSGQILNQTEQEHLVNSLFACKQADVSPTNKPTFITFGVDEIDRKFR, from the coding sequence ATGACAGATATTATTGAATTACTTCCCGACCACGTTGCCAACCAGATTGCCGCGGGTGAAGTTGTGCAGAGACCTGCATCTGTAGTAAAGGAACTTCTTGAAAATTCTATCGATGCTGGTGGACAATTCATCAAACTTATTATAAAAGACGCCGGTAAATCGCTGATTCAAGTAATCGATGATGGTTCTGGGATGAGTTCTACCGATGCCCGTTTGAGTTTCGAAAGACACGCCACTTCCAAAATTAAATCCGCCGAAGATTTATTTTCCTTGAGCACCAAAGGATTTCGGGGAGAAGCACTTGCTAGCATCGCTGCGATCGCTCATGTCGAAATGAAAACGAAACGGCAGCTTGATGAGTTAGGCACCGAAATTATCATTGAAGGAAGTGAGATTAAGTCGCAAGAGGTCGTTGTGACACCCGCCGGAAGTTCTATTGCGGTAAAGCATTTATTCTATAATATTCCTGCTCGACGCAATTTCTTAAAATCACAAACAGTGGAAGCTAGACATATCATTGATGAATTTCATCGGGTTGCCTTGGCTCATCCAAATGTAGGTTTCAGCTTATATCATAATGGTAGCGAGTTATTCAATCTTCCAACCAGTAATCATAGACAACGCGTTGTAAATATTTTTGGCAATAAGACCAACGAAAAACTAGTCCCTGTAAATGAGTCAACAGAAGTTGTTACAATTTCCGGTTTTGTGGGTAAGCCAGAATATGCCAAAAAATCTAAGGCAGAGCAGTTTTTCTTCGTTAACGATAGATTCATCAAAAGTCCATATTTAAATCACGCTATCAAAGCTGCTTTTGAAGGATTGGTTAAAGATGGGCGTCAACCGAGTTATTTTCTTTATTTAACGGTAGACCCTAAATCCATCGATATCAACATTCATCCTACCAAGACCGAAATTAAATTCGACGATGAGCATACGTTATATGCAATTTTACGCTCGGCGGTAAAACATAGTTTAGGACAATTTAATATCTCTCCGGTTTTGGATTTTGAATCTAACCAGAGTTTTAATACGCCCTATTCCTATAAACCAAAAGATGTGGGTATGCCTTCGGTTGAAGTAGATCGAGAATATAATCCCTTTAGAGAAGAAAAATCTAGTAATAAATTTATTTCGGTTGTTCATAAAAAGCCACAAACCGCTTCATGGGAAAGTCTATACGTAGGATTGGACACTAACGCAGATGATATAGACGTTGACTTTGAAACTATAGAATTTGAAAGTGGTAGCGATATAAAAACCATTTTTGCAGATGAATCTTCCATGTCTTCAGGAAGGAAGAGTTATCAATTTCATAATAAATATATCATCAGCTCCGTAAAGTCGGGTATGCTAGTGATAGACCAACACCGAGCGCATCAACGTATTCTTTACGAAGGATTTTTACGGAATACTACCAAAAAGGAGTCGGTAAGTCAGCAATTACTTTTTCCGCTTAAATTGAATTATTCAACCGGGGAAATTGAAATTATTCAAAACTTAAAGGAAGATTTAGAATTAGCAGGTTTCTCATTTAACATAATCGGTAATGAACAGATAGAAATGAACGCGGTGCCGATGAATGTTCCCGAGAGCGAAGTTTCCATTATACTTGAGCAACTTATCAGTGATGTTAATCAGGAAATACCCGAAAGTAATTTTAGTGCTTCGGATATGCTTTCTAAATCCATGGCAAAAAGCCTAGCCATTAAATCTGG
- a CDS encoding 6,7-dimethyl-8-ribityllumazine synthase — protein MATVNKNLSVYDKTTIPNAKNFRFGIVVSEWNGSITDALFKGAFDALVDCGASEENIIHWQVPGSFELIYGCKKMQSRNVDAVIAIGSVIQGETKHFDFVCNAVSQGIKDLNIINDVPVIFCVLTDDNMEQAEARAGGKHGNKGVEAAIAAIQMANLPKK, from the coding sequence ATGGCTACTGTAAATAAAAATCTGTCTGTTTACGACAAGACAACAATCCCAAACGCGAAGAACTTTCGGTTTGGGATTGTTGTTTCAGAATGGAATGGTTCTATCACCGATGCCCTTTTTAAAGGTGCGTTTGATGCCTTAGTTGACTGTGGTGCATCTGAAGAGAATATTATTCATTGGCAGGTGCCAGGAAGTTTTGAACTCATCTATGGATGCAAAAAAATGCAGTCTAGAAATGTCGATGCGGTTATTGCAATTGGTAGCGTCATCCAAGGAGAAACCAAGCACTTCGATTTTGTCTGTAATGCTGTTTCGCAAGGGATCAAAGACCTAAATATTATCAACGATGTTCCTGTTATCTTTTGTGTCCTTACAGATGATAATATGGAGCAGGCCGAAGCTAGGGCAGGTGGTAAGCATGGAAATAAAGGAGTCGAAGCAGCTATTGCGGCCATACAAATGGCAAATCTTCCTAAGAAATAA
- a CDS encoding Tetratricopeptide repeat-containing protein — translation MATYKKRGYKPKTKVEKEEQYGEDSTTAEVFNTLDESASRTEEWAVENQKYIFIIVGVVAIIVLGYLGYQKFIVEPKASEGMNEMYVAQKNFTDALNGTAKDSLFTLSLNGAEGKFGMVDIAEEYKGTPAGNLANYYAGIAYLNLRDYKNAIEYLNDFDTDDEILGPIAAGSIGDAFAQLNQPEDALDQYEKAYKMNTNDYTTPMYLYKAATIAYQQGDTKTALEYFQKIKDEFSKSNEAQNIDVFIGRAEASVE, via the coding sequence ATGGCAACTTATAAGAAAAGAGGGTACAAACCAAAAACTAAGGTTGAGAAGGAAGAGCAGTACGGAGAAGACTCAACAACGGCAGAGGTTTTTAACACCCTTGACGAAAGTGCTTCCAGAACCGAAGAGTGGGCTGTAGAGAACCAAAAATATATTTTTATCATTGTTGGTGTGGTAGCTATTATCGTATTAGGTTACTTGGGTTATCAGAAATTTATCGTTGAGCCGAAGGCTAGCGAAGGAATGAACGAGATGTATGTCGCTCAGAAAAATTTTACCGATGCTTTAAATGGTACTGCTAAGGATTCATTGTTTACACTTTCATTAAACGGTGCAGAAGGGAAGTTCGGGATGGTAGATATTGCCGAAGAATACAAAGGCACGCCCGCTGGAAATTTAGCTAACTATTATGCAGGTATTGCTTATTTAAACTTACGTGATTATAAGAACGCTATAGAATATCTTAATGATTTCGATACTGACGATGAAATTCTTGGTCCTATTGCAGCAGGAAGCATCGGAGATGCATTCGCTCAACTAAATCAGCCAGAAGATGCTCTAGATCAGTATGAGAAAGCATATAAAATGAACACCAACGATTATACGACTCCAATGTACCTTTACAAGGCTGCAACGATTGCCTACCAACAAGGAGATACCAAAACGGCATTGGAATATTTTCAAAAGATAAAGGATGAATTTTCTAAATCTAATGAAGCTCAAAATATCGATGTATTTATTGGTAGAGCAGAGGCAAGTGTAGAATAA
- a CDS encoding DNA replication and repair protein RecF, whose amino-acid sequence MILKSLTLLNYKNFENGIFEFDSKINCLVGSNGIGKTNVLDSIYHLAFGKSYFNPVALQNIRHDEDFFVIDGVFEREEKDDKIVVSLKRGQKKIIKKNGKAYEKFSDHIGFIPLVIISPGDRDLIIEGSDTRRKFIDSVISQSNKKYLSNLINYNKIVSQRNALLKYFALNNTFNNQTLEVYNEQLDNFGSEIHKTRKDFLETFIPIFKERYKTISDDNEDVNLTYKSDLNNESLLQLLKDNINKDKALQYTSVGIHKDDLNFEISTHPIKKFGSQGQQKSFLIALKLAQFDFIKQQHGLSPILLLDDIFDKLDENRVSQIISMVDDKDFGQIFISDTHAERTENIVKQIHQSYKIIRL is encoded by the coding sequence ATGATTCTGAAATCGCTTACCCTCTTAAATTATAAAAATTTTGAAAACGGAATTTTCGAGTTTGATTCAAAAATAAATTGTTTAGTAGGCTCCAACGGCATCGGAAAAACGAACGTTCTAGACTCTATATACCACCTCGCTTTTGGGAAAAGTTATTTTAATCCGGTAGCGCTTCAAAATATACGGCACGACGAAGACTTTTTTGTGATAGATGGAGTTTTCGAGAGAGAAGAAAAAGACGATAAAATTGTAGTTTCTTTAAAACGTGGCCAAAAGAAGATTATTAAGAAAAATGGAAAGGCTTATGAGAAATTCAGCGACCATATTGGCTTTATTCCTTTAGTAATCATCTCTCCTGGAGACCGCGACTTGATTATTGAAGGAAGTGATACCCGCAGAAAGTTTATCGACAGTGTCATCTCGCAGAGCAACAAAAAATATCTTTCTAACCTCATCAATTACAACAAAATCGTTTCCCAGCGAAATGCCCTGCTCAAATACTTCGCATTAAATAACACTTTCAACAATCAGACCCTAGAAGTTTATAATGAGCAATTAGATAATTTTGGTTCGGAAATCCATAAGACCAGAAAAGATTTTCTTGAAACTTTCATCCCTATTTTTAAGGAACGATATAAAACAATCAGCGATGATAACGAAGACGTCAATCTAACGTATAAAAGTGATTTAAATAATGAATCTTTACTTCAACTTTTAAAAGATAATATAAACAAGGACAAGGCATTACAATATACATCGGTTGGTATTCACAAGGATGATTTAAACTTTGAAATATCAACCCACCCCATTAAAAAATTTGGAAGCCAAGGACAGCAAAAATCGTTCTTGATTGCCCTTAAATTGGCACAATTCGATTTTATAAAACAACAACACGGTCTCTCGCCTATTCTGCTTCTAGATGACATTTTTGACAAGTTGGATGAGAATAGAGTTTCGCAAATAATATCGATGGTAGATGATAAAGATTTTGGTCAAATATTTATAAGCGACACCCACGCAGAGCGCACCGAAAATATCGTAAAACAAATCCATCAGTCCTATAAAATCATTCGACTATGA
- a CDS encoding penicillin amidase, producing the protein MKYLKLLLSLLLTVAIFWALNTKLGSIPPLGKFLSPSTGFWQNEVSNISTEDVSFEGIEEQVTIHYDKFHIPHIFANNSKDLAFAQGYITAKDRMWQMEFQTHAAAGRISEIIGDAALDFDRTQRRKGMTFGAENSLVEMMKDEETAVLIRAYVAGVNNFLEDLTPDNYPIEYKLLDYQPELYTELKVGLLLMYMTDMLAGGDDDLENTNFITRYGKERFDFLYPDFFEINDPIIPADKDWSNLEVEKPKNPNPEIPNESINEVMEKPDPDNGSNNWAVAPKKSYSGNAILANDPHLGLKLPSIWYVMQLSTPDQKAFGATLPGVLGVISGFNEHIAWGETNATRDVRDWYKIEFKDETKSEYRLDGEWRPTTKRIEEIKVRNQPTYNDTVVYTHHGPVSYDDSYKGNSQKIGYAMKWIGHAGGNNQKTFLELNKGKNYDDYVNALKNYVAPAQNFVFASTEGDIALWIQGKFPNKWKGQGKFLMDGTKSVNDWQSFIPQENNAFIKNPERGFVSSANQVPVDKSYPYYVFNDGYETYRNRVINDFFRSKEKFDIQDFKDLHNSNYNLRAAELLPLLIGLTDTIQLDNNQRGKLNIVSKWNYYNNIDLEGPTIFEEWLTNFEKLLWDEYDDAEFSMSKPFSYRTTELVKNNPDDEFMDILATPQKETAKDLALLSFKDAVKSLDDYSKDEDNLNWGKYKSTYVGHLLQSLPAFSRFDLPIGGNRGIVNATSQTHGPSWRMIVEMSTPPKAIAIYPGGQSGNPGSKYYDDFVDIWASGEYIELLFMQDLEEMTGIIATQNLKPKQ; encoded by the coding sequence ATGAAATACCTAAAATTACTCCTCTCACTCCTATTGACAGTTGCAATTTTCTGGGCTTTAAACACAAAATTGGGTTCAATCCCGCCTTTAGGAAAATTTCTGTCGCCATCTACTGGGTTTTGGCAAAATGAAGTTTCTAATATTTCTACGGAAGACGTTTCTTTTGAAGGTATTGAGGAGCAGGTAACAATCCATTATGACAAATTTCATATTCCCCACATCTTCGCCAATAATAGTAAGGACTTGGCTTTTGCACAAGGATATATTACCGCAAAGGACAGAATGTGGCAAATGGAATTTCAGACACATGCCGCAGCAGGAAGAATATCCGAAATAATCGGTGATGCCGCGTTAGACTTTGACCGCACCCAAAGACGTAAGGGAATGACATTTGGTGCCGAGAATTCCTTGGTAGAAATGATGAAAGATGAGGAGACAGCGGTTCTTATTAGAGCGTATGTAGCCGGTGTTAATAACTTTTTAGAAGACTTAACACCAGATAATTATCCTATTGAATATAAACTATTAGATTATCAACCTGAGCTCTACACAGAATTAAAGGTTGGGCTACTTTTAATGTACATGACGGATATGCTTGCGGGTGGTGATGATGATTTGGAAAACACAAATTTTATCACTCGATATGGCAAGGAACGTTTTGATTTTTTATATCCCGATTTCTTCGAAATTAATGACCCTATTATTCCGGCCGATAAAGATTGGAGCAATTTAGAAGTTGAAAAACCCAAAAATCCGAATCCTGAAATTCCAAACGAAAGCATAAATGAGGTAATGGAAAAACCAGACCCAGATAACGGAAGTAACAACTGGGCAGTTGCACCAAAGAAATCTTACTCGGGCAATGCAATTTTGGCAAACGATCCACATTTGGGATTAAAATTACCTTCGATTTGGTACGTGATGCAACTTTCGACTCCCGATCAAAAGGCATTCGGCGCTACTTTGCCCGGAGTTTTAGGCGTTATTTCTGGTTTTAATGAACATATCGCTTGGGGAGAAACCAATGCAACAAGAGACGTAAGGGATTGGTATAAAATTGAATTCAAGGACGAGACTAAATCTGAATATAGGTTGGATGGTGAATGGCGCCCAACCACCAAAAGAATTGAAGAAATAAAAGTTAGGAATCAGCCAACTTATAACGATACTGTGGTTTACACACACCATGGGCCAGTAAGTTATGATGATAGCTATAAGGGCAATAGCCAGAAAATTGGCTATGCAATGAAATGGATTGGTCATGCAGGTGGCAATAATCAGAAAACGTTTTTAGAACTTAACAAGGGAAAAAATTATGATGATTATGTGAACGCCTTAAAAAACTATGTTGCTCCTGCCCAAAACTTTGTTTTTGCTTCCACTGAGGGCGATATAGCGCTTTGGATTCAAGGCAAGTTTCCTAACAAATGGAAAGGTCAAGGGAAGTTTTTAATGGATGGAACCAAATCCGTTAACGATTGGCAATCTTTCATTCCGCAGGAGAATAACGCCTTTATTAAAAATCCCGAACGCGGCTTTGTAAGTTCTGCAAACCAAGTACCAGTAGATAAATCTTACCCATACTATGTTTTTAATGATGGTTACGAAACGTATAGAAATAGAGTTATAAATGATTTCTTCCGGTCTAAAGAAAAGTTTGATATTCAAGATTTTAAAGATTTGCATAACAGCAATTACAACCTTAGAGCAGCAGAATTATTACCTTTATTAATCGGTTTAACTGATACAATTCAACTAGATAATAATCAGAGGGGTAAATTAAATATAGTAAGTAAGTGGAATTACTATAACAACATAGATTTGGAAGGCCCAACTATCTTTGAAGAATGGTTAACAAATTTTGAAAAACTGCTGTGGGATGAATACGATGATGCCGAATTTTCAATGAGTAAACCATTTTCTTATCGTACTACTGAACTAGTAAAAAATAATCCTGATGACGAGTTTATGGACATTTTAGCAACTCCGCAAAAAGAAACGGCGAAGGACCTGGCGCTACTTTCTTTTAAGGATGCGGTAAAATCTTTGGACGATTATTCAAAAGATGAAGATAATCTTAACTGGGGAAAATATAAATCGACTTACGTCGGACATCTTTTGCAATCCCTTCCTGCTTTTTCGCGATTTGATTTACCAATTGGAGGAAATCGTGGTATCGTTAACGCTACTTCACAGACCCACGGACCTTCTTGGAGGATGATTGTAGAAATGAGTACTCCGCCAAAAGCAATTGCGATTTATCCCGGTGGACAATCAGGGAACCCCGGTAGTAAATATTACGATGATTTCGTGGATATTTGGGCTTCTGGTGAATATATAGAATTACTTTTTATGCAGGACCTAGAAGAAATGACCGGAATAATCGCAACTCAAAACCTTAAACCTAAGCAATGA
- a CDS encoding nucleoside diphosphate kinase, producing the protein MTTNRTFTMLKPDAVEKGHIGAILQKINASGFRIVALKLTQMTDHDAKEFYAIHNERPFFGELVEYMTRGPIVAAILEKDNAVEDFRTLIGATNPEDAAEGTIRKLYAASIGENAVHGSDSDENAAIEGAFHFSGREKF; encoded by the coding sequence ATGACGACTAACAGAACATTTACAATGCTTAAGCCAGATGCAGTCGAAAAAGGACACATCGGCGCCATTTTGCAGAAGATAAATGCCTCAGGTTTTAGAATTGTTGCATTAAAGTTGACTCAAATGACCGACCATGATGCTAAGGAATTTTACGCGATACACAACGAGCGTCCATTTTTTGGTGAATTGGTAGAATATATGACTAGAGGTCCTATAGTTGCAGCAATACTTGAAAAAGATAATGCCGTAGAAGATTTCCGTACTCTTATTGGTGCTACAAATCCAGAAGATGCTGCCGAAGGGACCATTAGAAAACTATATGCTGCTTCAATCGGTGAAAATGCCGTACACGGGAGCGATAGCGATGAGAATGCTGCAATAGAGGGTGCATTTCATTTTTCTGGAAGAGAAAAGTTTTAA
- a CDS encoding phosphoesterase RecJ domain-containing protein: MPTMIKDKIESLKELLSTSKKIVIVPHKNPDGDAIGSTLALNHYLKDHGHNTMMITPNDYPDFLKWMPGEESILVYESSKDVADTLISQAELIFTLDFNALNRTGSMEFPLKNSEAIKVMIDHHQQPDDYAEFTYSDNKMSSTCEMVYNFIEMIGNTADIDEKIATCLYSGIVTDTGSFRFPSTTAATHRVIADLMEKGAKNNFIHNSIYDTNSYNKLQLLGCALNNLKVLPEYNTAYITLSQEELNKYDFKKGDTEGFVNYGLSLKGIVLAVIFIENHQENIVKISFRSKGSFSVNDLARKHYNGGGHTNAAGGRSDKGLEQTIEEFITILADYKIALN, translated from the coding sequence TTGCCGACTATGATAAAAGACAAGATTGAAAGTCTAAAAGAATTATTATCCACTTCAAAAAAGATAGTAATTGTACCTCACAAAAATCCTGATGGCGATGCAATAGGCTCTACCCTAGCCCTAAACCATTATCTTAAAGACCACGGCCATAATACTATGATGATTACCCCTAACGATTACCCTGATTTTTTAAAATGGATGCCAGGTGAAGAAAGCATCTTGGTTTATGAGTCTAGTAAAGATGTTGCAGATACTCTTATTTCTCAGGCAGAATTAATATTTACCTTGGATTTTAACGCCCTTAATAGAACTGGGTCGATGGAATTTCCTCTTAAAAATTCTGAAGCGATTAAAGTCATGATCGATCACCATCAACAGCCGGATGATTATGCAGAATTCACCTATTCTGACAATAAAATGTCTTCAACCTGTGAAATGGTTTATAATTTCATTGAAATGATTGGCAATACCGCAGATATTGATGAAAAGATTGCAACCTGTCTCTATTCTGGAATTGTCACCGATACAGGCTCATTTAGATTTCCTTCTACCACGGCTGCCACCCATAGAGTTATCGCAGATTTGATGGAAAAAGGGGCTAAAAATAATTTCATCCATAACAGCATTTACGATACCAATAGCTACAACAAATTGCAACTTCTGGGTTGCGCGCTCAATAACTTAAAGGTGCTTCCTGAATATAATACGGCGTATATTACCTTATCCCAAGAAGAACTTAATAAATATGATTTTAAAAAAGGTGATACCGAAGGTTTTGTAAACTATGGTCTTTCCTTAAAAGGAATCGTTCTGGCCGTTATTTTTATTGAGAACCACCAAGAGAATATCGTAAAAATATCCTTTAGAAGTAAAGGTTCATTTTCGGTTAACGATTTGGCGCGAAAACACTATAATGGCGGGGGACACACTAACGCAGCAGGTGGAAGAAGTGATAAGGGCTTAGAACAGACCATTGAAGAATTTATTACTATCTTGGCCGACTATAAAATTGCCCTAAATTAA
- a CDS encoding protein involved in gliding motility GldI, whose product MRNILTIFAISLSIFACKSPDAREPISKKSGSFIKESAERNIELNNKEKALIEALIAKDSGKEYIASETGFWYTYNVKVENDSTNIKFGDILNFDYSISDLNGNTIYSEKDLKNRNYAMDQEELFTGLREGLKIMKPGETVTFIFPSQKAYGYYGDKKRIGTNIPIITKVKLNSINKNETD is encoded by the coding sequence ATGAGAAACATTTTAACCATTTTTGCTATTTCACTAAGTATTTTCGCATGTAAGTCGCCCGATGCAAGAGAACCTATTTCCAAAAAATCTGGTTCTTTTATCAAGGAATCGGCTGAACGCAATATAGAACTGAACAATAAGGAAAAAGCTTTGATAGAAGCGCTCATTGCTAAAGACAGTGGCAAAGAATATATTGCTTCTGAAACTGGTTTTTGGTATACCTATAACGTTAAGGTTGAAAATGATTCAACAAACATCAAATTTGGGGATATTTTAAATTTCGATTATAGCATTTCAGATTTAAATGGAAATACCATTTATTCTGAAAAGGATTTGAAAAATAGGAATTACGCGATGGACCAAGAAGAACTCTTTACCGGTTTACGTGAAGGGCTTAAAATCATGAAACCGGGTGAAACTGTGACATTCATCTTCCCATCCCAAAAGGCTTACGGCTATTATGGCGACAAAAAGCGCATCGGCACTAACATACCGATTATAACTAAAGTAAAATTAAACTCAATTAATAAAAATGAAACTGATTAA
- a CDS encoding peptidylprolyl isomerase: protein MKLIKKLNMKNLTTIILLALTLSFIACGDDKYPDLEDGLYAEFITNYGTMVAKLEYQKVPVTVANFVALAEGTHPMAGEQYKAKKYYNGITFHRIMDNFMIQGGDPTATGTGDPGFKFADEFHPDLKHKERGVLSMANSGPNSNGSQFFITDAPTPWLDNVHSVFGELVLGLDVLDSLSAIEVGPGDKPVKDVIINELNIIRKGSDAKKFDAPKVFSEELPKVEQKQKELQDEHNKKMEEERSAMMEKNKEAAKDKKPILDGYKEKGQKLPSGLIVYYLEKGKGPKPSTGDDVVLNFEGYFADATLFDTSLAGIAEQHGILSPVKEQRGLYQPMKMAIGPDVATFPGLKEAVSLLKVGDKAYFYIPSYLAYGERGAGPNGEIPPNADLVFLLEMKEIVK from the coding sequence ATGAAACTGATTAAGAAGTTGAATATGAAAAATCTAACAACAATTATCCTACTGGCCCTTACCCTATCGTTTATTGCATGTGGCGATGATAAGTATCCGGACCTTGAAGATGGCTTATATGCCGAATTTATTACCAATTACGGTACCATGGTGGCAAAATTAGAATATCAAAAAGTTCCTGTAACGGTAGCAAACTTCGTTGCGTTGGCGGAAGGAACCCATCCGATGGCAGGAGAGCAATACAAGGCAAAGAAATATTATAATGGAATTACTTTTCACCGCATCATGGATAATTTTATGATCCAAGGTGGTGATCCAACCGCAACAGGAACTGGTGATCCAGGATTTAAATTTGCAGATGAATTTCATCCTGACCTTAAGCACAAAGAAAGAGGCGTTCTTTCTATGGCCAACAGCGGCCCTAATTCTAACGGAAGTCAATTCTTTATTACAGATGCTCCTACTCCTTGGTTAGATAATGTGCATTCTGTTTTTGGTGAACTTGTTTTAGGTCTAGATGTGTTAGACTCATTATCTGCGATTGAAGTAGGTCCAGGCGATAAGCCAGTAAAAGATGTAATCATTAATGAATTGAACATCATTCGCAAAGGTTCTGATGCCAAAAAATTTGATGCACCTAAAGTTTTTTCTGAAGAGTTACCTAAAGTTGAACAGAAGCAGAAAGAACTTCAAGATGAGCATAACAAAAAAATGGAAGAAGAAAGATCTGCCATGATGGAGAAAAACAAAGAGGCGGCTAAGGACAAAAAGCCAATTTTAGATGGCTATAAAGAAAAAGGCCAAAAACTACCTTCAGGTCTTATCGTTTATTACTTAGAAAAAGGAAAAGGACCAAAACCAAGTACTGGCGACGACGTAGTTCTTAATTTTGAAGGCTATTTTGCCGATGCAACCCTTTTTGATACCAGTCTTGCAGGTATTGCCGAGCAACACGGGATATTAAGCCCAGTAAAAGAACAACGTGGACTTTATCAGCCAATGAAAATGGCTATCGGACCAGACGTTGCAACATTCCCAGGACTTAAGGAAGCAGTTTCTTTACTTAAAGTTGGCGACAAAGCATATTTCTATATTCCTTCTTACTTAGCTTATGGCGAAAGAGGAGCTGGACCCAACGGTGAGATTCCGCCAAATGCTGATTTGGTTTTTCTTTTAGAAATGAAAGAAATCGTTAAATAA